One segment of Desulfobacterales bacterium DNA contains the following:
- a CDS encoding methyl-accepting chemotaxis protein, whose translation MGENFLKPVINLMNRLKYGYKLTLISAIFVIPIVILSFVVVYEMSLRIGQSKRELEGLIVLEKLYVLYEETSYFRDIVLTYHVSDPNKATTLGNSEKDKIIDCVDDVLSINPSFDSEKRLNKLLSDFKEYVKISPLKFEITPEGTYEYGNAFVSKVLLCLTTAVKLSSLSMDPDITNLFLIEIMTEYLPRGFLALGKLRGFGGFGLTFEYMDAAVFDQVSASVDQLEFTSNLITKQMEIILGFDPNIKDVIGQSMDDLKKSMEESKAYAEKNIIESTESPDAKKLEPIEYFNKIKDSSKQILKVAEIIRLYLNVSLKKRINVEYYKLIFIFTGLAIIISIIYYVYLGMYYSIKNTIETFSDGAHKVAEGDLSVRIKIPNKDELSTLSQEFNSMTEKIVPLIITIKDTAFKVSEQSKEVNAIALKSSSAVQKEMAELELLATVINQMLHTVNNMAEKSRNAANSAEQANIDAKSGMSTIEKSLEYIKKLAAEIENSVNGINRLKERSEMINSVVDVIKNIASQTNLLALNATIEAARAGDQGRGFSVVAENVRALSKQTHESAAQVGDIIAKLRQDIENAVDSMKGSSKMADLNVKESEKVGKVLTTIVNAVNEIALMNFDIAKEATNQASVAGNIDKNIEEITKLGEITSRGADNTAEASNKMTEMTQRLSEVVVSFKV comes from the coding sequence TTGGGGGAAAATTTTTTAAAGCCCGTAATAAACCTTATGAACAGGCTTAAATATGGGTATAAGTTGACTTTGATAAGCGCTATATTTGTTATTCCTATAGTTATTTTAAGCTTCGTTGTTGTTTATGAAATGTCCCTTAGAATAGGTCAATCTAAAAGGGAATTAGAAGGCCTCATTGTATTAGAAAAATTGTATGTATTATATGAAGAAACAAGTTATTTTAGAGATATAGTTTTAACTTATCATGTTTCAGATCCCAATAAAGCAACAACACTTGGAAATTCAGAAAAAGACAAGATTATAGACTGCGTTGATGATGTTCTATCCATTAACCCTTCCTTTGATTCAGAAAAAAGATTAAACAAACTTCTTTCAGACTTTAAAGAATATGTAAAAATATCACCCTTAAAATTTGAGATAACTCCTGAAGGTACTTATGAATATGGCAATGCATTTGTTTCCAAAGTCCTTCTCTGTCTTACTACCGCTGTGAAATTAAGTTCCCTATCGATGGACCCAGATATCACTAATCTTTTTCTTATAGAAATTATGACCGAATACCTTCCAAGGGGATTTTTAGCTTTGGGGAAATTAAGAGGTTTCGGAGGTTTTGGTCTAACTTTCGAATATATGGACGCCGCAGTATTCGATCAAGTGTCCGCATCGGTTGATCAATTGGAATTTACAAGTAACTTAATAACAAAACAAATGGAAATTATTTTAGGGTTTGATCCTAATATCAAAGATGTAATTGGGCAATCAATGGATGATCTAAAAAAATCAATGGAGGAAAGTAAAGCTTATGCTGAAAAAAATATTATAGAATCTACTGAATCTCCTGACGCTAAAAAACTTGAGCCTATCGAGTATTTTAATAAAATAAAGGACTCCTCGAAACAGATACTAAAGGTAGCTGAAATTATTCGTTTATATCTAAACGTTTCTTTAAAAAAACGAATAAATGTTGAATATTATAAACTTATATTCATATTTACAGGATTGGCAATAATTATTTCAATAATTTATTATGTATATCTTGGGATGTATTACTCTATAAAAAATACCATTGAAACTTTTTCAGATGGAGCTCATAAAGTAGCTGAAGGTGATTTATCTGTTCGGATTAAAATTCCTAATAAAGACGAATTATCAACTTTAAGTCAAGAATTTAATTCTATGACAGAAAAGATTGTTCCATTAATTATAACAATAAAAGATACAGCCTTTAAAGTATCTGAACAATCCAAAGAAGTGAATGCTATAGCCTTAAAAAGCAGCTCAGCTGTTCAAAAAGAAATGGCTGAACTTGAACTGCTTGCTACAGTCATTAACCAAATGCTACATACAGTAAATAATATGGCTGAAAAATCACGTAATGCAGCTAATTCTGCTGAACAAGCGAATATAGATGCAAAAAGTGGAATGTCAACAATTGAAAAATCCCTTGAATATATAAAAAAACTTGCAGCAGAAATTGAAAACTCAGTTAATGGAATAAACCGCCTTAAAGAAAGAAGTGAAATGATAAATAGTGTTGTTGATGTTATTAAAAATATAGCATCTCAAACTAATCTACTCGCTTTAAATGCAACAATTGAAGCCGCAAGAGCTGGCGATCAGGGGAGAGGTTTTTCTGTTGTTGCGGAAAATGTTAGAGCCCTTTCTAAACAAACCCATGAATCTGCGGCTCAAGTAGGAGATATTATTGCTAAATTAAGGCAAGATATTGAAAATGCAGTTGACTCAATGAAAGGAAGTAGTAAAATGGCTGACCTAAATGTTAAAGAATCAGAAAAAGTTGGAAAGGTCTTAACTACTATTGTGAATGCGGTTAATGAAATTGCTTTAATGAACTTTGATATAGCTAAGGAAGCCACAAATCAAGCATCTGTTGCTGGTAATATAGATAAAAATATTGAAGAAATTACAAAATTAGGAGAAATTACATCCAGAGGGGCGGATAATACAGCCGAAGCGAGTAATAAAATGACTGAAATGACTCAAAGGCTAAGTGAGGTTGTAGTATCATTTAAGGTTTAA
- a CDS encoding RND family transporter — protein sequence MKSFLDKVTDAIFNVRPFVILFFLTCTVLFAWSASYIRLDAGFEKNIPLLHEYMKTFTKHQVQFGGANRIVVALHDKRGDIFNPEFFNALMKVTDELFFIEGVDRSKVSSLFTPDTMYIEVVEDGFSGGLVIPSDFRPTKEGLERVKKNTIKAGIVGRLVSNDFSCAMVSAQLLDVNPVTKEKVDYLKIARQLEEKIRSKYETENISIHIIGFAKMVGDVADGARGVILFFGIAILITCILVYIYSRSIELTALPIFCSLVAVVWQLGIFNAIGFGMDPMAILVPFLVFAIGVSHGMQMINGVANGTMKGLSTFESAKVTFGKLLIPGGVAVISDTAGFLTLLLIKIGIIQELAINASIGVGVIIFTNLILLPILLSYLHLDDKFKKRFERTSNHLEKLWLVLNKLSNPKNGVIAVVIGIILFGLGLWKGLEMKIGDLHAGEPSLREEARYNQDINLIVSKFSVGVDSISIICETVADACTKYETIEIIDKFHWYMENVPGVKSVISLAQIAKIINAGYNEGNMKWRVLSRNSSIMTQSTTPIKSGSGLLNTNCSVMPVIIFTEDHKANTIETIVSEVKKYSAENPSELVNFRLATGPVGVMAAKNEAVKEAQNPMLVWVYAVVISLCIITFWSFSATICVIIPLIIVSALAQALMTLLNMGLTVSTLPVLALGVGIGVDYGIYIISPLRQFMKDGFSLQEAYLKTLKTTGSAVLFTGLTLAIGVSTWIFSALKFQADIGVLLTFMFFLNMIGAVILLPALAGLFWGNKQAISSKQVKIKRK from the coding sequence GTGAAATCATTTTTAGATAAAGTTACCGATGCAATTTTTAATGTAAGACCTTTTGTAATTCTGTTTTTTTTAACCTGCACAGTTTTATTCGCGTGGAGTGCCTCTTACATAAGACTTGATGCTGGATTTGAAAAAAATATTCCTCTTCTACATGAATATATGAAAACTTTTACTAAACATCAGGTTCAATTTGGTGGAGCGAATAGAATAGTTGTTGCTTTGCATGATAAAAGAGGAGACATTTTTAATCCTGAATTTTTTAATGCTTTGATGAAAGTCACGGATGAGTTATTTTTTATTGAAGGTGTTGACAGGTCAAAAGTAAGTTCTTTATTTACCCCTGATACAATGTATATTGAAGTTGTTGAAGATGGTTTTAGCGGAGGACTTGTAATTCCTTCTGATTTTAGACCCACAAAAGAAGGACTTGAAAGAGTTAAAAAAAATACAATAAAAGCAGGCATAGTTGGACGGCTTGTTTCTAATGATTTTTCATGTGCAATGGTAAGCGCCCAGCTTCTTGATGTCAACCCTGTAACAAAAGAAAAAGTTGATTATCTTAAAATAGCAAGACAGCTTGAAGAAAAAATAAGAAGTAAATATGAAACAGAAAACATAAGTATTCATATAATAGGTTTTGCAAAAATGGTTGGAGATGTTGCTGATGGTGCTCGTGGCGTAATTTTATTTTTCGGAATAGCAATATTAATAACTTGCATACTTGTTTATATTTATTCCAGATCAATCGAATTAACAGCTCTTCCGATATTTTGTTCCCTTGTAGCCGTTGTATGGCAGCTTGGAATTTTTAATGCAATCGGTTTTGGAATGGATCCTATGGCTATATTAGTTCCTTTTCTTGTGTTTGCCATTGGAGTAAGCCACGGTATGCAGATGATTAATGGAGTTGCTAATGGAACTATGAAAGGATTATCAACATTTGAATCTGCAAAGGTTACATTCGGTAAGTTACTTATTCCTGGAGGAGTTGCTGTCATTAGTGATACGGCTGGATTTCTTACACTTCTTTTAATAAAAATAGGTATTATTCAAGAACTGGCAATTAACGCAAGTATAGGAGTCGGAGTAATAATATTTACAAACTTAATTCTTTTACCTATCTTGTTATCATACCTGCATTTAGACGATAAATTTAAAAAAAGATTTGAGCGGACTTCAAATCATTTAGAGAAATTATGGTTAGTTCTCAATAAATTATCTAATCCTAAAAATGGTGTTATTGCAGTAGTTATAGGAATTATATTGTTCGGATTAGGTTTATGGAAAGGCTTAGAAATGAAGATAGGCGACCTTCATGCAGGAGAGCCTTCTTTACGGGAAGAAGCTAGATATAACCAAGATATTAATCTGATTGTTAGCAAATTTTCAGTAGGAGTGGACTCTATTTCTATTATTTGTGAAACTGTCGCAGATGCATGTACTAAATATGAAACAATTGAAATTATTGATAAATTTCATTGGTATATGGAAAATGTTCCAGGAGTAAAATCAGTAATCAGCCTGGCTCAAATCGCAAAAATAATAAATGCTGGCTATAATGAAGGCAACATGAAATGGAGAGTACTCAGTAGAAATAGTAGTATTATGACGCAATCTACAACGCCTATTAAAAGCGGTTCAGGTTTACTAAATACTAATTGCAGTGTTATGCCTGTAATTATATTTACAGAAGATCATAAAGCTAATACGATAGAAACTATTGTCAGTGAAGTAAAAAAATATTCTGCTGAAAATCCTTCGGAACTCGTTAATTTTAGATTAGCAACAGGCCCTGTAGGCGTTATGGCGGCAAAAAATGAAGCAGTTAAAGAGGCTCAAAATCCAATGCTTGTATGGGTTTATGCAGTAGTTATAAGCTTATGCATAATTACTTTCTGGTCTTTCAGCGCTACTATTTGCGTAATTATACCTTTAATAATAGTATCAGCCCTTGCTCAAGCATTAATGACTCTTCTTAATATGGGGTTAACCGTATCTACTTTGCCTGTTCTTGCTTTAGGCGTTGGAATTGGTGTTGATTATGGAATCTATATTATATCGCCATTACGGCAATTTATGAAAGATGGATTTTCTTTACAGGAAGCCTATTTAAAAACTCTTAAAACAACTGGAAGCGCTGTTCTTTTTACAGGTTTAACACTTGCTATCGGAGTCAGTACTTGGATTTTTTCAGCATTAAAATTTCAGGCAGATATCGGTGTTCTTTTGACATTCATGTTTTTTCTTAACATGATAGGCGCTGTTATCTTACTTCCTGCTCTTGCTGGACTTTTTTGGGGAAACAAACAAGCCATATCATCCAAACAAGTTAAAATAAAGAGGAAATAA
- a CDS encoding methyl-accepting chemotaxis protein translates to MKISFMEKMLKPVINLMNRLKFAYKVGLISGLFLVPIIISGAVLITELSAKNTQSYNELECLDVLDKIFFIHDKIEHFRDIILLRSIKDSKNAVVEGEKDKVKIIEDIDGLISMKMRFDPDERLKGYLSVFRKEVAEKKVTIGIRPDATFDYYDELVRDGAVLSATTAEIGSLFLDTNSQNLALIRIILERLPACHSALSRVRAYGGLSLTFEYLDAGLFDKVSNFGNAMDETAESSKKKIFATLESDLFLKNKLSENIDKMFKNIDHSGEYLGIHILEASVMELDHMVFFKEITTAIESVNQVFSEIIPIIKKNVQNRIKKEYFKIGIFFGVLVIILLVIFYLYLGMSYSINDTIASFSEGAHTVAEGDLTVRIDLPNKDELAALSVEFNAMAEKMSQLVLTIKETALKVAQQSTRVEEISVDSRTAITKQMTETDLLASAINHMVNAVKDMAVKSTFAAKSGENTNLKAKDGQTVIAESMQNIKKLSEEMETLVEAVNNLAGLGDTINNVLEVIKDIASQTNLLSLNATIEAARAGEHGRGFAVVADEIRALSKKTHQSVEQISEIIDKLKNGINGTIKAMKESSKVAMDTVETSSHVETAISNILIGIKEIVANNFEISDDAKSQTEVADKIDKNIESIINVGEITSKGADKTVEASKVMAELTNQLREIVASFKV, encoded by the coding sequence TTGAAAATCAGCTTTATGGAAAAGATGCTTAAGCCTGTAATAAATCTTATGAACAGGCTTAAATTTGCATACAAAGTCGGGCTTATAAGCGGTCTTTTCCTTGTTCCAATTATAATATCTGGAGCCGTTCTTATAACCGAACTGTCTGCAAAAAATACCCAATCATATAACGAACTTGAATGTCTTGATGTTCTTGACAAAATATTTTTTATTCATGATAAAATAGAACATTTTAGAGATATTATACTTTTAAGAAGTATAAAAGATTCAAAAAATGCTGTAGTAGAAGGCGAAAAAGATAAGGTTAAAATCATTGAAGATATTGATGGGCTTATATCTATGAAGATGAGATTTGATCCTGACGAAAGATTAAAAGGATACCTGTCTGTTTTTAGAAAAGAAGTAGCTGAAAAGAAAGTTACAATCGGCATACGCCCAGATGCCACATTTGATTATTATGATGAATTAGTTAGGGACGGCGCTGTTTTATCAGCAACTACCGCTGAAATCGGATCTTTGTTTTTAGATACAAATTCTCAAAATTTAGCTTTAATCCGAATTATCCTTGAAAGGCTTCCAGCTTGTCATAGTGCATTATCAAGGGTTAGAGCTTATGGTGGATTATCTTTAACCTTTGAATATCTTGATGCAGGATTATTTGATAAAGTAAGCAATTTTGGTAATGCGATGGATGAAACCGCTGAATCTTCCAAAAAGAAGATATTCGCAACCTTGGAAAGTGATCTGTTTCTTAAGAATAAGCTTTCCGAAAATATTGATAAAATGTTTAAAAATATAGACCATTCAGGTGAATATTTAGGAATACATATTCTTGAAGCATCAGTAATGGAATTAGACCATATGGTATTTTTTAAGGAAATAACCACTGCGATTGAAAGTGTAAATCAAGTTTTTAGCGAGATAATCCCAATTATTAAAAAAAATGTACAAAATCGTATAAAAAAAGAATACTTTAAAATAGGCATATTTTTCGGAGTTCTTGTAATAATATTATTAGTTATTTTTTATCTCTATCTTGGAATGTCCTATTCAATAAATGATACTATTGCGAGCTTTTCAGAAGGAGCCCATACTGTTGCGGAAGGAGACTTAACAGTCAGAATTGATCTTCCGAATAAAGATGAACTCGCTGCTTTGAGTGTTGAATTTAACGCTATGGCTGAAAAAATGAGCCAGTTAGTTTTAACAATAAAAGAAACAGCTCTTAAAGTTGCTCAACAATCAACAAGAGTAGAAGAAATATCTGTTGACAGCCGAACAGCGATAACTAAGCAAATGACTGAAACTGATTTGCTTGCATCAGCAATAAATCATATGGTAAATGCTGTTAAGGATATGGCCGTCAAATCAACTTTTGCCGCTAAGTCTGGAGAAAATACTAATCTTAAGGCGAAAGATGGACAAACAGTTATCGCTGAGTCTATGCAGAATATAAAAAAATTAAGCGAAGAAATGGAAACCCTTGTAGAAGCTGTAAATAACTTAGCTGGGCTTGGCGACACAATAAATAACGTGTTGGAGGTAATAAAAGATATAGCTTCACAAACTAATCTCCTTTCCTTAAATGCTACAATTGAGGCTGCTAGAGCAGGAGAACATGGGCGAGGGTTTGCTGTAGTAGCGGATGAAATTAGAGCGCTCTCGAAAAAAACTCACCAGTCAGTCGAGCAAATTTCAGAAATTATAGACAAACTTAAAAACGGCATAAATGGTACAATTAAAGCCATGAAAGAAAGTAGTAAAGTTGCTATGGATACAGTAGAAACTTCATCTCATGTTGAAACTGCGATTTCAAATATTCTTATTGGTATAAAAGAAATTGTTGCTAACAATTTTGAAATATCAGATGATGCAAAATCTCAAACAGAGGTAGCAGATAAAATAGACAAAAACATAGAAAGTATAATTAATGTGGGAGAAATTACATCAAAGGGGGCTGATAAAACCGTAGAAGCAAGTAAAGTAATGGCGGAATTAACTAATCAATTAAGGGAAATAGTTGCGTCCTTTAAAGTTTAA
- a CDS encoding DUF29 family protein yields MEELYELRTYIENGHYQDALLLIGEMEEMSKDDKINKIFSYMEILLIHLIKQHAESRSTRSWEASIRNSSYKINYINKRKKAGGYYCDKEELINIIDDAWPIALIRASLEAFEGRYNDVELAEKVHENQIKEEALNLLKNGYHS; encoded by the coding sequence ATGGAAGAATTATATGAATTGCGAACATATATTGAAAATGGACATTATCAAGATGCTTTACTGTTGATCGGAGAAATGGAGGAAATGAGCAAAGATGATAAAATCAATAAAATTTTTAGTTATATGGAAATACTTTTAATTCATTTGATTAAGCAACATGCTGAGAGCCGAAGCACGCGTTCATGGGAAGCATCTATTCGCAATTCGTCATATAAGATAAATTATATAAATAAAAGAAAAAAAGCTGGCGGGTATTATTGCGATAAAGAGGAATTAATAAATATTATTGATGATGCATGGCCTATAGCATTAATTAGAGCTTCACTTGAAGCTTTTGAAGGACGCTATAACGATGTTGAGCTTGCTGAAAAAGTTCATGAAAATCAAATAAAAGAAGAAGCTCTAAATTTACTTAAAAATGGATATCACTCATGA
- a CDS encoding DUF1329 domain-containing protein, which translates to MKKKVAIICITLLICLVGISFAKVSQEEAAKLGNELTPVGGEKAGNADGTIPEWTGGITTPPAGYKVGDHHPDPFPDDKPLFTITAQNYEQYKDKLSDGLIAMFKTYPDTFKMIVYQTRRTGSYPQYVYDAIKTNAINAELTDDGNGVVNANIASAFPIPKNGIEAIWNHIIRYRAGTVAKYGAQAAPNRDGSYTIMEMKEEILMFYSMPEVSTQDKDDKNLYAYFKQEILSPPRLAGTMLLIHETMNQIRKPRQAWTYNTGQKRVRRAPNIAYDTPGTASDGLRTTDDWDLYNGSPDRYNWTLVGKKEMYIPYNSYKLHSDKLKYSDILKAGHINQDLPRYELHRVWVVKGELKDGMRHLYKTRVFYLDEDSWQAALEDCYDNRDQLWRVASAHILNYYEIPVVWSTLDVLYDLQAGRYLAVGLDNEGKMYDFNVKLSAEDFSPSALRQSGVR; encoded by the coding sequence ATGAAAAAGAAAGTTGCAATAATTTGTATCACGTTATTGATTTGCCTTGTTGGCATATCATTCGCTAAAGTCTCCCAGGAAGAGGCAGCAAAACTCGGAAATGAACTAACTCCTGTTGGCGGTGAAAAAGCTGGAAATGCTGATGGAACTATACCAGAATGGACTGGCGGAATTACTACTCCTCCTGCTGGTTATAAAGTAGGTGATCATCATCCAGATCCATTTCCTGATGATAAACCTTTATTTACAATCACAGCTCAAAATTATGAGCAATATAAAGATAAACTTTCTGACGGTTTGATAGCTATGTTTAAAACTTATCCTGATACCTTTAAAATGATTGTATATCAAACACGAAGAACAGGATCTTATCCTCAGTATGTTTATGATGCCATTAAAACTAATGCTATTAATGCTGAGCTAACTGATGATGGAAATGGAGTTGTAAATGCAAATATTGCATCCGCTTTTCCTATTCCAAAAAATGGAATTGAAGCTATATGGAATCATATAATTAGATATAGAGCTGGCACAGTTGCTAAATATGGAGCGCAAGCTGCTCCCAATAGAGATGGCAGCTATACAATCATGGAAATGAAAGAAGAAATTTTAATGTTCTATAGTATGCCAGAGGTTTCTACTCAAGACAAAGATGACAAAAACCTCTACGCATACTTTAAACAAGAAATATTAAGCCCACCTCGTCTTGCTGGAACAATGCTTCTTATTCATGAAACCATGAATCAAATTAGAAAACCTCGCCAAGCATGGACATATAACACTGGACAAAAACGAGTAAGAAGAGCTCCAAATATTGCTTATGATACTCCAGGTACAGCTTCTGATGGACTTAGAACTACTGATGATTGGGATCTATATAATGGATCTCCAGATAGATATAATTGGACTTTAGTCGGTAAAAAAGAAATGTATATACCTTATAATTCTTATAAACTACACAGTGATAAGTTAAAATACAGTGATATATTAAAAGCAGGTCATATCAATCAAGATTTACCTCGATATGAACTTCATAGAGTATGGGTAGTAAAAGGTGAATTAAAAGATGGTATGCGTCATTTGTATAAAACAAGAGTTTTTTATTTAGATGAGGATAGCTGGCAGGCAGCTTTAGAAGATTGCTATGATAATAGAGATCAATTGTGGAGAGTTGCTTCAGCTCATATACTTAATTATTACGAAATCCCCGTTGTATGGTCAACTCTCGATGTTTTATATGACCTTCAAGCAGGGCGTTATCTCGCCGTTGGTCTTGATAATGAAGGAAAAATGTACGATTTTAATGTAAAATTATCTGCTGAAGACTTTAGTCCATCAGCTTTAAGGCAATCGGGCGTTAGATAA
- a CDS encoding DUF1302 domain-containing protein yields the protein MGKFYSRNKLINLLIAGCCFIVGVFSLSGIAYGFKFDLGNANISFDSTLSVGAGWRIEERDPDLVGFANQPKYVNDPNAYTDKDIAYKTENYGSGVVPTGRWSANGDDGNLNFDKGDPITQIFSITSELDVRLTKIGFLSNIGVFARGQYFYDYYIMTESDDMRVDITANKDAEEQHGTDLKLLDAFLYTNFSAGDIPVGFKIGRQVINWGESAFIAHGLSELNPIDAAQLRSPGAELKEAFIPLASAWLSIGFTESIGLEGFYQFEWDRMKLDAPGTYFSTNDFIGDGGKYVQSSFQMPDLHFFGPYGSNSNYVVERLDDNEASDSGQFGVKVSYFAEALAGAEFGFYYMNYHSRRPVISGYVHDGISIDYLLQKGQPVYAQVEQGAIAQYKAPFAAIPDGTPLSYPLAAYGGATVGQVIAQGLASAGKTQEAQLVTSLSANNPQATNTDVFNALGAAATPVAIAGFTPEYKQGLASSVKATGLPVYGPLDTYAADSPIKPGQPIDGWVHGFIEYPEDIQLYGFSFSSVLPGGISLGGEYSYRIDEPLQIDDVEMIMALSKPLYDQLYAKGLLPKLLGDNAKDFYSQHPDGKFGTSTGPGDYIYGYILRDVSQAQFSLTKIFSNLLGADSLSLLAEFGFLYVHDLPDEDVLRIDADGTVRSGNKTHKLTGTDGFFNEMYKTYGYWPEGVEENSFASDFSCGYVMMAKLDYYNLFAGINVSPKIVFYHDVYGQSPVPISTFIEERMSVALNLNLLYRERVSFDIGGRSYWGAGTANSLSDRDYVYASLKLYF from the coding sequence ATGGGAAAATTTTATTCGCGTAACAAACTAATTAATCTGCTAATTGCGGGATGCTGTTTTATTGTGGGGGTATTCAGCCTATCTGGCATAGCGTATGGATTTAAATTTGATTTAGGTAATGCTAATATCAGTTTTGATTCTACTCTATCAGTAGGCGCAGGATGGAGAATTGAAGAAAGGGATCCTGACCTTGTTGGTTTTGCAAATCAACCAAAATATGTAAATGACCCAAACGCTTACACTGACAAAGATATTGCGTATAAAACTGAAAATTACGGTTCAGGAGTAGTTCCAACTGGAAGATGGTCAGCAAACGGGGATGATGGAAACCTGAACTTTGATAAAGGTGACCCTATAACTCAAATTTTTAGCATAACATCCGAACTTGATGTTCGTCTAACTAAAATTGGCTTTTTAAGCAATATCGGAGTATTTGCACGAGGTCAATATTTTTATGACTATTATATCATGACAGAAAGCGATGATATGAGAGTTGATATTACTGCAAATAAAGATGCAGAAGAGCAGCACGGTACAGATTTAAAACTTTTAGACGCTTTTTTATATACTAATTTTAGTGCGGGAGACATACCGGTTGGATTTAAAATTGGCCGTCAAGTTATAAACTGGGGTGAAAGTGCATTTATAGCTCACGGACTTTCTGAATTAAACCCCATTGATGCCGCTCAATTAAGATCTCCTGGAGCCGAACTAAAAGAAGCATTTATTCCCCTTGCATCAGCATGGTTATCAATCGGATTCACTGAATCAATCGGTTTAGAAGGTTTTTATCAATTCGAATGGGATAGAATGAAATTGGATGCTCCTGGTACTTATTTCAGTACAAATGATTTTATAGGAGATGGTGGTAAGTACGTTCAGTCAAGTTTCCAAATGCCAGATCTTCATTTTTTTGGACCCTATGGCTCAAACAGCAATTATGTTGTAGAAAGATTGGATGACAACGAAGCATCTGACAGTGGACAATTCGGAGTTAAAGTTTCTTATTTTGCCGAAGCATTAGCTGGAGCAGAGTTTGGTTTTTATTATATGAATTATCATAGCAGAAGGCCTGTAATTTCAGGATATGTTCATGATGGAATATCTATTGATTATCTTTTACAAAAAGGACAGCCTGTATATGCGCAAGTTGAACAAGGAGCGATCGCTCAATATAAGGCTCCTTTTGCCGCTATCCCTGATGGAACTCCTCTTTCCTATCCATTAGCTGCTTATGGAGGAGCAACTGTTGGACAAGTTATAGCTCAAGGACTTGCATCTGCAGGTAAAACTCAAGAAGCGCAGTTAGTTACATCTCTTTCAGCTAATAATCCTCAAGCAACAAATACTGACGTTTTTAATGCGTTAGGTGCTGCAGCAACTCCTGTTGCTATTGCTGGTTTTACTCCAGAATATAAGCAAGGTTTAGCAAGTAGTGTAAAAGCGACTGGTTTGCCAGTATATGGACCTTTAGATACTTATGCGGCTGACTCCCCTATAAAACCTGGCCAGCCTATTGACGGGTGGGTTCATGGATTTATTGAATATCCAGAGGATATTCAGCTTTATGGATTTAGCTTTAGCAGTGTTCTTCCAGGAGGCATATCACTTGGCGGTGAGTATTCGTATCGAATAGATGAACCCCTGCAAATCGACGATGTAGAAATGATAATGGCATTAAGTAAACCATTATATGATCAACTTTACGCAAAAGGGCTTTTACCCAAACTATTAGGAGATAATGCTAAAGATTTTTATTCTCAACATCCGGATGGAAAGTTTGGTACATCAACCGGACCTGGCGACTATATATATGGCTATATACTTAGAGATGTAAGTCAAGCACAGTTTTCTTTAACAAAAATATTCAGTAATTTACTTGGAGCAGATTCATTGTCATTACTTGCAGAATTTGGTTTCTTATATGTACATGATCTTCCAGATGAAGATGTTTTAAGAATTGATGCTGACGGAACTGTAAGAAGCGGTAATAAAACTCATAAGTTAACTGGTACAGATGGATTTTTCAATGAAATGTATAAAACTTATGGATATTGGCCTGAGGGAGTTGAAGAAAATTCTTTTGCTTCAGACTTTTCATGTGGTTATGTAATGATGGCAAAATTGGATTATTACAATTTATTTGCCGGTATTAATGTCAGCCCAAAAATTGTATTCTATCATGATGTTTATGGACAATCACCAGTTCCTATAAGTACTTTTATTGAAGAGAGAATGTCAGTTGCTTTAAATTTAAATCTACTTTATAGGGAAAGGGTTTCTTTTGATATAGGAGGAAGATCTTATTGGGGAGCAGGCACAGCTAATTCATTATCAGATAGAGACTATGTTTATGCTAGTTTGAAATTATATTTCTAA